AGCCAAAACAATTTGTCCGCCAGGTCGTTGAACGCGACGTTGATGCGCTGCCAGCGGGAGAGCTCCTGGTCCGCGTGGCGTATTCATCTCTTAACTACAAAGACGCCCTGTCCGCGACCGGCAATCCCGGAGTCACACGACATTACCCGCACACCCCCGGCATTGATGCCGCCGGCGTCGTGGTTGAGTGCTGTGACGGCCGCTTTTCAACGGGTGAAGAGGTTATTGTGACCAGCTACGATCTGGGCATGGAAACTGATGGCGGCTTCTCTGAAATGATTCGGGTTCCAAGCGCCTGGGCGCTTAAGCTTCCCGCAGAAATGACGTTAAAACAAAGCATGATGTATGGCACTGCCGGTTTGACCGCCGCGTTAAGTGTACAACAGCTGGTTGAGGGAGGAGTCACCCCGCAACAGGGGGAAGTCCTTGTTACCGGTGCCACCGGAGGTGTCGGCAGTCTGGCCGTGGCCATTCTTGCCAAGCTGGGTTATCAGGTGACTGCTGCAACGGGAAAACTTTCAGAACGCGACTACCTCACAGGACTTGGCGCCACAACGGTTATCACCCGTGACGAGGTGACTGAAAACAACGAACGCCCTTTGATTAAACCTCGCTGGGCTGGCGTGGTCGATTGTGTCGGTGGCCCAATGCTTGCCGCCGCGATCAAGGCAACCCGATACGACGGTGTTGTCACCTGCTGCGGCTTGGTCGGCTCGCCCAATCTCGACATCAATGTTTTCCCTTTTATCCTGCGGGGCGTGCGGCTGATCGGCATCGACTCAGCAGAGTGCCCGATGCCTCGCCGCCAGGCGGTATGGAAGAAGCTCGCAAACGAATGGGCACTACCGCAGCTGGACAGCATGAATGACGAGATCAGTCTGGACGGCTTGAAAGATGCCATCGAATCAATGCTGGCCGGGACATTGAAACGACGGATTCTGGTCAAGCCATGACGCGCTCCAACAAAATGACCAAGAGCCGGGAAACCGGCTCTTGGTCATATAGACTCAAACGTTATCCGACTGAGGATGTCAACTAGCTCAAACGGATTTCATTTTCAGCAATCTCAATCAACCGCTCCTTATACAAAATGCCCACAGCGCGCTTGAACGCCTTCTTGCTCAAACCCAGCACCTGCTCGATTTCTTCAGGAGAGCTTTTATCCGTCAGAGGCAACCGCCCTTCGACCTGCAATGCTTCAAAGACCACCTGACGCGCCTCATCCATACCGGCCTTGCCCACTTTGCGTAATGTGATGTCGATCAAATGATCTTCGCGCACGCGCAACACATAGGCTTTACCCTGTTCACCTCTTTTGAGATCGGGTGGTAAGTCATCGCGATAAATCAGGCCAGCGTAACGGTTGTTGACAATGACCTTGGCACCAAGGTCAGTCAATTGCCAGATCAGCACATCGACTTCTTCACCTGGGCTGAAGGGGATATCTTCGGCATCCAGATGGCGTTCAATGCGGGTACTGCCGATCAGCCGCCCGCTATTATCAATGCCGACATGAACAATATAGTCGCGACCGACCTTCAGCCGCTCCGGCTGTTCCGCAAATGGCACCAGTAACTCTTTGTCGAGTCCCCAGTCTACAAAGGCACCGAACTTGTTGGACTGACTGACGCGCATTAAGGCGAACTGACCCGCTTCAGCCAACGGCTTATTAAACGTCGCCATCAGCTGATCCTGGCGGCCATTATAGACAAACACCGTCAGCTCATCGCCCACCCGGGTCGCCATGGGACATTCTTTTTTCGGCAAGAGTACCGGCTGCTCTTCAAGCAACAATGTGGCACCGCGATCATCACGCGACACCACTACCAGCGTATGCCAACAACCAATCTGAACCATGGCAGCCTTTCTGGACCGTTAAGAGATAAATGAGCAGACGTATTCCATCCCTTCGTCCGCTACTTCAATTTCAAAAAAGGATTTCGCCGGCACATCAAACCAGGTCCCGGCTTCAAAACCGATCCAGTCGCCTTGACCGGCAACTTTCACTTTACACTGACCGGCGATGATTTCCATTTTTTCCGCTGCATCAGTTTCAAAACGATAGCTGCCGGCAAACATGACACCGAGCGTCTTTTTCTCACCATTCGGCAAAACAAGACTGTGACTGATCACCTTGCCATCAAAATAAAGGTTGGCCTTACATGTCACAGTGGCTTGAACAAACTCTTGAGGGGATTGATAATTCATCTCTCTCTCCATTGAAAGTAACCATTCAAAAAAGTATCGGTTTATTCCATGGGCAACCGGGCTTGACGCCAAGCCGCCATGTGTCCTTTAAGAAAAGCAACGGGACGGACACCGATCATCAGAAACAGTCCGCGAGCCAACACCGCTCGCGGACCATGTTCACAATAGATCACAAGCCCATCCAACTCTTTTGGCAATTTTGATCGACTGAACAGCACCGACCAAAACGGAATATGAATCGCTCCCGGCACATGCCCGGACTGATATTCGAACGAACTGCGTACATCCACGACCACAGGACGGTTCTTTTTTTTCAGCTGTTGGCTCAATGCTTTCGGTGCAATATTTTCACCGCAGGCGGCAATGGCAAAAAACAGGATTGCAGCACCACCAAACAGGGGGCCGCGCCATTTCATCAACAGTTCCATACGTTCTCCTTTGTTGACTGTGGCGTGCAGCATAACACGGCAAAAGACAAAACAATAGAGGGCAACAGCATTGCAGAATGATGATTCATGGGGCAAGCTGGAGAGAACTTAAATGGAGAGCTCATTGCAAAAAAGCAGGGAGGGAATATGGAGCACTTTCAACGACTGGCCGAAGCCATCCGCAAAGAACATGAGCAGGGAGAACTCCCCGATTACCTGGTCGCACCATTACAGATGGTCATCGAAAATGCCGAACACTATCAGAACCGCCTGGACCTGGTCGAATGCCTTGTTGAACAATTGTCAGACCTTGATCCCTACAGCGACTGTGGCTGTTTTGGCGAAGGCTATACCGTCTCTGATCTGATCACGACCTTGAAAAAACTCGACATTGAGGTCTCTGGCGCAACACCGTCTCAATGTTCTCTGCCTTAAGGCCGTCTACAGCCAATAAGGTGTTTCACTGTCATCCTCGGTCTGCTCTGTCTGCCAGACATCCTGGATAACGCTGACCATGGAACGGATACGGTCCTGACCGGCATTCTTACTCAGCCAGGCCAGTCCCAACGGCAGAGTCAGCCAGCCCGGCTCCCAGATTTTCACCCGGCCACGCTGTACCAGAGGCATGGCTTCATCCTCACGCATCATGGCCACGCCCTGACCATCGGCGACCAGTTCGCGGACAATCTGTTCATCGACGGTTGTCACCACCTGACGTGGCAACAGCTGCCGCTCAATCCGCTCCATCAACATGGTATAAAACGGGCAGTCATTACCAACCCAGATCCAGGGTAACGCGGCGACCTGCGTCCAGTTCAGACTGTCGACATCGTCACTCAACCGCGTTGGAATCACCACACACACCCGCACCTCAGCCAACACCTGATGGACAATATCGCGCTCGCGCATCCGTCCATAATGAAAGCCGACATCAATCTGCCCATCTCTCAACATCCGTGCGGTGTTGACCGTCTGACTGGTTTGAAATACCGGTCGCACCTCACCGTGCAATTGGCTCAAACGACGGGAAATTGAGGCAATGCGTAAAAAGGACGGGCTGGCATTGAGGCCAAGTGTCACCAGTTCACCACCGCCCTGATGCAGGGCATGAGCCTGCTCGCGCAACTGACGTACCGAGCTGAGCACGCGATTGGCCTCATCGAGCAACTGTTCGCCCTGCAGAGTCAGGCGCATACCACGCGCTCCGCGTTTGAACAGGGTCACTCCCAGGTCTTCCTCCAAGCCTTTAAGCTGGCTCGACAACGCAGACTGACTCAGGTTGAGGGTCTCCGCAGCGCGGGTCAAATTCTTGGTCTGGGCGATGACGGCAAACGACTGTAGCTGATAAAGTTCCATACGGTTTCCCACTTCTTGCGTTCGATAAAATCGAACGCTACGTACTAAACAATCAATTTATTAAAACAAAAATAAACCTGTAGAAATAGCCACTTATACAAATTAAGCCACATCGAATACATTCGAAAAGTTCGATAAAACAAATCAAAAAGGAGTGTTTACCATGCTAGGACTTGAAGGGATTCTCGTGCCCCTGGGCATGATCCTTACTTTGCTCAGCACCGTGCTGTGCATTGTCTATGGCCTGCTCAACTGGAACAAAGGCTATATGACCGACGAAGAGTTCACCCAGGAACAACGCTGGAACGAAGAAGAACAACACGTCGAAGAGCAACTTTAACAGAGGACATTGAAGCAGACTGAATCTCAACAGCCTGCACTTTCCCGCAAAAACAGGAACATCCTACATGAGCATCCCTTTACTGACCACCGTTGTTGTCGTTTATCTGGCCATCATCGCCATTTTATCGCTTCAAGCCTGGAAGAAAACCCACAATGCCGCCGACTACCTGGTCGCCGGTCGTCAGATTCACCCCTTTGTCATGGCCCTGTCCTACGGCGCCACCTTTGTCAGCACCTCAGCCATTATCGGCTTCGGCGGTGCGGCGGCGGTGTTCGGCATGAGCCTGCAATGGCTGACGTTTCTCACCGTGTTTGTCGGCGTCTTTATTGCCTTTGTCTTTTTCGGTCGTCGCACCCGGGTGATGGGGCTAAATCTCAATGCCCACACCTTTCCGGAATTTCTCGGTCTGCGCTTTGAGTCCACCCGTTTGCAGGGTGCCACCGGCGCGTTGATCTTCATCGCCATGCCACTGTATGCCAGTGTCGTGCTGATGGGCGGAGCCAAGTTTATCGCCCAGATCCTCGACACCAACTACAACGTGGCGCTTTTTTTCCTGACCATCTTCGTCGCCGTGTACGTCATTATGGGCGGGCTCAAAGCAGTCATGTACACCGATGCCTTTCAGGGCAGCATGATGTTTATCGGCATGGTCTCCCTGCTGGTGGCCACCTACTATAAGCTGGGCGGATTCATCACTGCCCATCAACGCCTGACCGACATGCAGGAAATTGCCATCAAAATCTTCGGTGCCAAAGGCCACACCGGCTGGACCAATTTCCCGGCATTCGGCACTGAGTATTGGCTGGTGGTCGTCACCACCATCGTCCTCGGCGTTGGTATCGGTGTTCTGGCCCAGCCTCAGCTGATCGTGCGTTTCATGACGGTCAAGAGCAACCGTGAGTTGAACCGCGCCGTTCTCATCGGCGGCATTTTCGTCCTGATTGTCGTTGGCGTCTCTCTCGCCATCGGAGCGCTGGCCAACGTATTTTTCTACTATGAAAATCCGGAGACGGCAGGCAAAATTGCCCTGATAGCCGCAGGAAAAAATGTCTCGGAGATTATCCCGCTTTATATCAGTACGGCCATGCCCCAGTGGTTTACCGCCGTGTTTATGATCACCCTGCTCTCTGCGGGCATGAGCACCCTGAGTTCCCAGTTTCACGCCATGGGCACCGCCCTGGGTCGTGACATCTACGAAAAAGCTCTGGGCGGCAGCGGCAACAGCATCATTCTCACCAAGATGGGCATTCTGTTTGCCATCCTGATCAGTTATTTTCTCGCTTGGGCGCTACCGACATTTTTTGAAGGGGGAACAGCGATCATTGCACGGGGAACGGCGATTTTCTTCGGCATCTGCGCGGCCGCATTTCTGCCCATGTATTTCGGCGCACTCTATTTTCGCAACATGACGCGTCTCAGCGCCTGGGCCTGCTTTGTCACCGGCACTCTGACCAGCCTGTTCTGGCTGTTTTTTGTTCACGCCAAAGAATCAAAGCCCTTAATGGTCTGCAACGCCCTGTTTGGCGTCGATTCTCTGGGTTCCGGCACCTTGTGGGCGGTGGTTGACCCACTGGTCATTGCGCTCCCCGCTTCTGCTCTGGTAACGATTCTGTTCAACCTGAAACGCAACAAAGCTTATTCAGAGCAGCACATTGAGCGCTGTTTTCACAATATCAAATAGTTCAAAATGCGCCCGCTTCAGCGGGCGCACTAATTTTTGCCCACCAGAAGAATGCCCACCAACACACCCATGGCATCGGAAGGATGCTTACTGTCACGCGTCACCTTCTCAATCGGCCAACCAATTTTGTCACACAGCTCAAACACATTGATGCCAAGTGCTGACAACGAAAGACGTGACCACTGGGGAAAGCGACACACGCCCCCCGGCTCCAGGGCCTGACAGGTTTTACTGGTCGCACAGAACAGCCGCTTACACGAACCGGCAGCCAACCCGGCCGCTTTGAAACCGCGCATACGCGCCCATTTTTCCAACTGGGCGGCAACGACATGAATTTGTCGCGCCTCAACCTGGTACTCATCACTCTGCAGATCAGAGACCGGCAGATCGCGTTTAAAGACCACGGCCCATTCATAGCCGGCCAGCATGCCCGGCACATCATCAATGGCACCACGATGGGGAGGGCACAGGGCCGACTCGCCATAGGCACCGCATTCAAGACAAAAGTCCGTCAGGGTAGGATCAATCGGCAATTCCGTCACGACAACACAGCTGGCATCATCCATTCCCAACGCACGGGCTTTATCGGTGAACTGTCGCAACTGATTTTCTTCCATGGCGCACTCCTTTTATCAACGTAACGAACAATCCGTTCCCTGTAACAGGCTAATCTTACTCCAAATCGTGTCAAATTCGGGAATAAAATGCCCGGCTCTCATTGTCACTCGACATCAGCAAAGAGTAGACTCTGAAAAGCCTGCAGCGCTTTGCTTGGATTTTCACCACGCCGCCAGACAAACCATGTTGTCATCAGGCCAAAGCCATCAGTCACTTTCCGAATCGCACAATTCTCCGCCAAATGGGGGCGCTCAACCACGGAACGCGGCAGAAGACTGATGCCCATCCCGGCAGCAACACAGGCGACTATACCTTCGATAGATCCCAGTTCGACCACCTGATAGCCCACCCTGCCCCTTTGACGCAGCCAGTCTTCCAGCTGCGCCCGATAAGAGCAACCGGCACGAAAAACCAGGATTTTCAATGACGCCACAGCAAACGGGTCCATGTCACGCGGCGCAATCAGCACCAACTCTTCTTCAAAGACACGGCGCTTCTCCACACGTTGGAGATCTATCTCTCCGGCAACAAAAGCCCCATCAACCTCGAAATCAAGCAGTTTTTTCAAAGACACCACAGATGGTGCGGTCACCAGATTCAATTCAACCTGCGGATAGCGGCGGTGAAAATCGGCCAGCATATCGGGCAAACGAACCGCCGCAGTTGTCTCCATAGAGCCGATAGCAAGCTTTCCTTGCGGCGGGCCCTGCGCACTGACAGCGTTTTGAGCTTCCCTGGTCAGTTGAATAATGCGTTCGGCATAATCACGCAAGGTTTGCCCTGAAGCCGTGAGGCACACGCCCTTGCTTTTACGGTGAAACAGCGTGGTTGCCAAGCGCTCTTCCAGCTGCCGGACACGTGTGGTCACATTGGACTGCACATAGTTCAATTCTTCGGCAGCGCGGGAAATACTGCCATGACGGGCCACAGCCAAAAAAATTTTCAGATCACGGATTTCCATTTTGATATCACTTTCAAAGATATAAAAGATCTCCATATTTCATTTGTGATGATATTTTTGTCGCGTTAAAATGTCAAACATGAACCCAGCACAGGACAAACAGATCGCCATCACGGTTTTACTCGGCGGGATTTTCGGCATGATGGTCGCGATGGGCATCGGCCGTTTTGCGTACACACCGATCTTACCACTGATGCAGCGCGACCTCGGGATCAACAACAGTGTTGCCGGCAGCCTAGCCGCATTAAACTATACAGGCTACCTCATGGGTGCCCTGTTGTGCATGCTGTCTCCGACGGTATTGCGTCAGCGCGCCTTTCCGGCGACGGCCCTGGTTCTCAGCATTGCCACAACGTTGGGCATGGGGCTGACCACGTCGACACTGCTCTGGAGTGCCATGCGCTTCACCGGCGGAGTGGCGAGTGCCGTGCTGTTTATTATCATTACAGCGGAAGTCGCCGAAACCCTGATCCGTCATCATCACGGACACTGGCTGGGAACTCTTTACAGCGGAATCGGCTTGGGCATTGCCGCAAGCGGTGCGCTGGTGCCATGGCTCAGTCATCTCGGCGGCTGGTCCGGAGCATGGCTCGGCATGGCTGCCCTGTCAGTGGTCATGTCCGCGATTGGCCTGATTCTGGGTCGCCGTCACATTGATGTCCACCCGACAACACGAAACCTCTCTTCATGCCCGTCCCAGCCGCGGCATCCTCTGTGGCCACTGGCAATCGCTTATTTTCTTGAAGGACTCGGCTATATTGTCTCGGCAACCTTCCTTGTGGCGATGATCGCCGCAACACCAGGGCTTGAAGATTTCGCCCCTTACAGTTGGACCATCGTCGGCCTGGCAGCCATTCCGTCGACACTGATCTGGCCATTTGTGGCTCAACGCATCGGCCAACAAAAAGCTTTGATCGCCGCATTCAGCATTCAGGCCGCCGGGACACTGGTCAGCATGTATGCCGACTCTGTGGCCGAAGTCGTGTTTTGCGCAACAAGTTTTGGTGCCACCTTTCTTGGCATAGTCGCCCTGACACTCTCTGAAGGTAACCGTCGTTGGCCGGCAGAGACGCACCATGCCGCTGCGATTTTAACGACCGCTTTCAGCCTCGGCCAGATGTTCGGTCCAGCGATTGCCGGTGTTCTTGCCGACCACGAGTCCGGCTTTGCGCTGCCACTTGGCTTGGCCGGAAGTTGTGTTATTTGTGGAGGGATCATCCTCTTTTTTGATCATTTCCCCCCGAGATAAAGGAGACAACCCATGCCTTACGTTCATTTCCGCATTACCAACGAAGGTGCCACCAAGGAGCAGAAAGCCGCACTGATCAAAGGGGCGACGCAGCTGTTGGTGGATGTCCTGGGTAAAAATCCGGCGACCACTGTCGTCACCATTGAAGAAGTCGAAACCGATAACTGGGGCATCGGCGGTGAAACCGTGACCGTGCTACGGCAAAAAAAGGGTTGAACCACACAAAACCTTTTTGCTCTTTCATCGAGAAATAACTTTGAAACGGTTGCCGCTGACGGACGCGTTCCTTATACTGTCCTCATTTATCACCCCGTCCGGAGGACCACCTATGGAGCAACTCCACGCCTGGCTGCAACTGGAGTATTTCGATATTTCATTACAACGCTATGCCCTCGCTCTGGGCATTGTGCTGCTATGTCTGATCTTCAAGCGTCTGTTTAGCCGTCTGCTGACTCGCGTCATCTCGCCGCTGGTGGACCGCACCGAGAACACCTTTGACGATCTACTGCTGCAGAGCTTGCGGCGGCCACTGGAATTTCTCGTTTTTATTGCCGGGTTGTTCATCGCCCTGCAGGTGCTACAGCTCCCCTCGGAGCCGACCAATCTGAAACAGTTCGGCCAGGCTCTGATCAAGACCTTGTTCACCTTCAACATTGGCTGGATCCTGTTTAACGCCGTCGATATTCTTGAATGCACCATTGCCAAGTGGGCGCATCATACCGGCTCGCCGCTCGACGATCATCTGCTGCCGTTTATTCGTAAGTCGGCGCGGCTATTTATTATCGTATTGGCCGTGGTGTTGGTGATTCAGAACCTCGGCTATTCGATTTCCGGCTTGCTCGCCTCCCTCGGCCTCGGTGGTCTGGCCGTCGCCTTGGCGGCCAAAGATACGCTGTCCAACATTTTCGGCTCGATCATGATCCTGCTTGATCGTCCCTTCCGCGTCGGCGACTGGGTGCAAACCGACAATCTGGAAGGGGTGGTCGAAGAGATCGGCTTTCGCTCCACCAAGATCCGCACCTTTGCCAAAACCCTGATCACCGTGCCCAACAACATCATCGCCAACACGTCGCTGAACAACTACAGCCGCATGCCCAAACGCCGCATCAAGATGAGTGTCGGCGTCACCTACGACAGCACCCCGCAACAGATGCGCGAGGCGGTGGCCGCCATTCGCACTATGCTGAAAAACCACCCGGCCATCCAGCAGGATTTCATGCTGGTCAACTTCACCGACTTCGGCGCGTCGTCTCTGGATATTTTGGTCTACTGTTTCACCACGACTACGGTATGGGGCGAATACCTTGAAGCCCGCGAAGATGTGTGTCTGAAAATCATGGAGATCCTCGAAGAACTTAATATGGAAATTGCCTTCCCCAGCCAGAGCATCTATGTTCACGACAACAGCGACAGCCTGATCGACCCCGATCGCTTGGCATCCACTGAGGAGAACGCCTGATATGAAACACGAACAGCTCAAAGGGCAACTGATCAAAACCCTGGTCGATTTCTTCGACACCGACTATCGCCGCATCACCCACGCTATTGAAGTGCTCAAACAGGCCGAGCTGCTGGTGAGTCACTATGACCATGTCGATGAAGAACTGCTGCTGGCCTGCGCTGTGCTTCACGATGTCGGCATCAAACCCTCTGAGGCCGAACTCGGCTACAACGATGGGAAAACCCAGGAGCAATACGGCCCTGCTGTCGCCACCGAGCTGTTGGAAAACATCGACTTTGATCCGGCCAAGACGAAAAAAGTTGCCGAGATCGTCGGCAACCATCACTCCAAATCACG
This is a stretch of genomic DNA from uncultured Desulfuromonas sp.. It encodes these proteins:
- a CDS encoding YhdH/YhfP family quinone oxidoreductase, whose protein sequence is MSTPFRAFLVTSPEPKQFVRQVVERDVDALPAGELLVRVAYSSLNYKDALSATGNPGVTRHYPHTPGIDAAGVVVECCDGRFSTGEEVIVTSYDLGMETDGGFSEMIRVPSAWALKLPAEMTLKQSMMYGTAGLTAALSVQQLVEGGVTPQQGEVLVTGATGGVGSLAVAILAKLGYQVTAATGKLSERDYLTGLGATTVITRDEVTENNERPLIKPRWAGVVDCVGGPMLAAAIKATRYDGVVTCCGLVGSPNLDINVFPFILRGVRLIGIDSAECPMPRRQAVWKKLANEWALPQLDSMNDEISLDGLKDAIESMLAGTLKRRILVKP
- a CDS encoding S1-like domain-containing RNA-binding protein: MVQIGCWHTLVVVSRDDRGATLLLEEQPVLLPKKECPMATRVGDELTVFVYNGRQDQLMATFNKPLAEAGQFALMRVSQSNKFGAFVDWGLDKELLVPFAEQPERLKVGRDYIVHVGIDNSGRLIGSTRIERHLDAEDIPFSPGEEVDVLIWQLTDLGAKVIVNNRYAGLIYRDDLPPDLKRGEQGKAYVLRVREDHLIDITLRKVGKAGMDEARQVVFEALQVEGRLPLTDKSSPEEIEQVLGLSKKAFKRAVGILYKERLIEIAENEIRLS
- a CDS encoding pyrimidine/purine nucleoside phosphorylase — its product is MNYQSPQEFVQATVTCKANLYFDGKVISHSLVLPNGEKKTLGVMFAGSYRFETDAAEKMEIIAGQCKVKVAGQGDWIGFEAGTWFDVPAKSFFEIEVADEGMEYVCSFIS
- a CDS encoding rhodanese-like domain-containing protein, with product MELLMKWRGPLFGGAAILFFAIAACGENIAPKALSQQLKKKNRPVVVDVRSSFEYQSGHVPGAIHIPFWSVLFSRSKLPKELDGLVIYCEHGPRAVLARGLFLMIGVRPVAFLKGHMAAWRQARLPME
- a CDS encoding GSU3529 family protein — translated: MEHFQRLAEAIRKEHEQGELPDYLVAPLQMVIENAEHYQNRLDLVECLVEQLSDLDPYSDCGCFGEGYTVSDLITTLKKLDIEVSGATPSQCSLP
- a CDS encoding LysR family transcriptional regulator, with the translated sequence MELYQLQSFAVIAQTKNLTRAAETLNLSQSALSSQLKGLEEDLGVTLFKRGARGMRLTLQGEQLLDEANRVLSSVRQLREQAHALHQGGGELVTLGLNASPSFLRIASISRRLSQLHGEVRPVFQTSQTVNTARMLRDGQIDVGFHYGRMRERDIVHQVLAEVRVCVVIPTRLSDDVDSLNWTQVAALPWIWVGNDCPFYTMLMERIERQLLPRQVVTTVDEQIVRELVADGQGVAMMREDEAMPLVQRGRVKIWEPGWLTLPLGLAWLSKNAGQDRIRSMVSVIQDVWQTEQTEDDSETPYWL
- a CDS encoding symporter small accessory protein, with the protein product MLGLEGILVPLGMILTLLSTVLCIVYGLLNWNKGYMTDEEFTQEQRWNEEEQHVEEQL
- a CDS encoding sodium:solute symporter family protein; this translates as MSIPLLTTVVVVYLAIIAILSLQAWKKTHNAADYLVAGRQIHPFVMALSYGATFVSTSAIIGFGGAAAVFGMSLQWLTFLTVFVGVFIAFVFFGRRTRVMGLNLNAHTFPEFLGLRFESTRLQGATGALIFIAMPLYASVVLMGGAKFIAQILDTNYNVALFFLTIFVAVYVIMGGLKAVMYTDAFQGSMMFIGMVSLLVATYYKLGGFITAHQRLTDMQEIAIKIFGAKGHTGWTNFPAFGTEYWLVVVTTIVLGVGIGVLAQPQLIVRFMTVKSNRELNRAVLIGGIFVLIVVGVSLAIGALANVFFYYENPETAGKIALIAAGKNVSEIIPLYISTAMPQWFTAVFMITLLSAGMSTLSSQFHAMGTALGRDIYEKALGGSGNSIILTKMGILFAILISYFLAWALPTFFEGGTAIIARGTAIFFGICAAAFLPMYFGALYFRNMTRLSAWACFVTGTLTSLFWLFFVHAKESKPLMVCNALFGVDSLGSGTLWAVVDPLVIALPASALVTILFNLKRNKAYSEQHIERCFHNIK
- a CDS encoding DUF2284 domain-containing protein → MEENQLRQFTDKARALGMDDASCVVVTELPIDPTLTDFCLECGAYGESALCPPHRGAIDDVPGMLAGYEWAVVFKRDLPVSDLQSDEYQVEARQIHVVAAQLEKWARMRGFKAAGLAAGSCKRLFCATSKTCQALEPGGVCRFPQWSRLSLSALGINVFELCDKIGWPIEKVTRDSKHPSDAMGVLVGILLVGKN
- a CDS encoding LysR family transcriptional regulator, coding for MEIRDLKIFLAVARHGSISRAAEELNYVQSNVTTRVRQLEERLATTLFHRKSKGVCLTASGQTLRDYAERIIQLTREAQNAVSAQGPPQGKLAIGSMETTAAVRLPDMLADFHRRYPQVELNLVTAPSVVSLKKLLDFEVDGAFVAGEIDLQRVEKRRVFEEELVLIAPRDMDPFAVASLKILVFRAGCSYRAQLEDWLRQRGRVGYQVVELGSIEGIVACVAAGMGISLLPRSVVERPHLAENCAIRKVTDGFGLMTTWFVWRRGENPSKALQAFQSLLFADVE
- a CDS encoding YbfB/YjiJ family MFS transporter → MNPAQDKQIAITVLLGGIFGMMVAMGIGRFAYTPILPLMQRDLGINNSVAGSLAALNYTGYLMGALLCMLSPTVLRQRAFPATALVLSIATTLGMGLTTSTLLWSAMRFTGGVASAVLFIIITAEVAETLIRHHHGHWLGTLYSGIGLGIAASGALVPWLSHLGGWSGAWLGMAALSVVMSAIGLILGRRHIDVHPTTRNLSSCPSQPRHPLWPLAIAYFLEGLGYIVSATFLVAMIAATPGLEDFAPYSWTIVGLAAIPSTLIWPFVAQRIGQQKALIAAFSIQAAGTLVSMYADSVAEVVFCATSFGATFLGIVALTLSEGNRRWPAETHHAAAILTTAFSLGQMFGPAIAGVLADHESGFALPLGLAGSCVICGGIILFFDHFPPR
- a CDS encoding 4-oxalocrotonate tautomerase family protein yields the protein MPYVHFRITNEGATKEQKAALIKGATQLLVDVLGKNPATTVVTIEEVETDNWGIGGETVTVLRQKKG
- a CDS encoding mechanosensitive ion channel family protein yields the protein MEQLHAWLQLEYFDISLQRYALALGIVLLCLIFKRLFSRLLTRVISPLVDRTENTFDDLLLQSLRRPLEFLVFIAGLFIALQVLQLPSEPTNLKQFGQALIKTLFTFNIGWILFNAVDILECTIAKWAHHTGSPLDDHLLPFIRKSARLFIIVLAVVLVIQNLGYSISGLLASLGLGGLAVALAAKDTLSNIFGSIMILLDRPFRVGDWVQTDNLEGVVEEIGFRSTKIRTFAKTLITVPNNIIANTSLNNYSRMPKRRIKMSVGVTYDSTPQQMREAVAAIRTMLKNHPAIQQDFMLVNFTDFGASSLDILVYCFTTTTVWGEYLEAREDVCLKIMEILEELNMEIAFPSQSIYVHDNSDSLIDPDRLASTEENA
- a CDS encoding HD domain-containing protein yields the protein MKHEQLKGQLIKTLVDFFDTDYRRITHAIEVLKQAELLVSHYDHVDEELLLACAVLHDVGIKPSEAELGYNDGKTQEQYGPAVATELLENIDFDPAKTKKVAEIVGNHHSKSRYDYVELEILKLADLIVNKLDNCA